The following coding sequences are from one Microtus pennsylvanicus isolate mMicPen1 chromosome 1, mMicPen1.hap1, whole genome shotgun sequence window:
- the Tfr2 gene encoding transferrin receptor protein 2 isoform X1: MEQLWGLLQRAQHWSPRPSQTIYKRVEGPDLGHLEEEEEDREEEVELPAQFCPMELKGPESLGSGPGRSTPIPWAAVRRKAAPYLILTALLIFTGAFLLGYVAFRGSCQACGDSVLVVSDDVNSEFGLDSGLGTLYWSDLRTMFLRFLGEGHLEDTIRLTSLRERMAGSARMATLVQDILDQFSSHKLNHVWTDTHYVGLQLPDPAHSNTLHWVDAAGSAQEQLPLEDPEVYCPYSATGNATGKLVYAHYGRQEDLQDLRAKGVELAGSLLLVRVGITSFAQKVAIAQDFGAHGVLIYPDPADFSQDPHKPGLSRHQAVFGHVHLGTGDPYTPGFPSFNQTQFPPVESSGLPSIPAQPISADVADLLLKKLKGPDAPQEWKGHLSVSPYRLGPGPRLRLVVNNHRASTPISNIFACIEGFAEPDHYVVIGAQRDAWGPGAAKSAVGTAILLELVRTFSSMVSNGFKPRRSLLFISWDGGDFGSVGSMEWLEGYLSVLHLKAVVYVSLDNSVLGDGKFHAKTSPLLISLIENILKQVDSPNHSGQTLFEQVQLTNPNWDTEVIRPLPMDSSAYSFTAFAGVPAVEFSFMEDDREYPFLHTKEDTYENLHKMLRGRLPAVAQAVAQLAGQLLIRLSHDHLLPLDFGRYGDVVLRHIGNLNEFSGDLKARGLTLQWVYSARGDYIRAAEKLRKEIYSSEQSDERLMRMYNVRIMRVEFYCLSQYVSPADSPFRHIFLGQGDHTLGALLDHLRMLRSDGFKANSSGLAPGLGFQESRFRRQLALLTWTLQGAANALSGDVWNIDNNF; the protein is encoded by the exons ATGGAGCAACTTTGGGGTCTACTGCAGAGAGCG CAACACTGGTCCCCAAGACCCTCTCAGACCATCTATAAACGTGTGGAAGGCCCTGATCTGGGCCatctggaggaggaagaggaagacagggaggaagaggtCGAGTTGCCTGCCCAGTTCTGCCCCATGGAACTCAAGGGCCCTGAGTCCTTAGGCTCCGGTCCCGGGAGATCAACTCCCATCCCCTGGGCTGCAGTGCGTCGAAAGGCTGCCCCCTATCTGATCCTGACGGCCCTGCTGATCTTCACTGGGG CCTTCCTCCTGGGCTATGTGGCCTTTCGAGGGTCCTGCCAGGCATGCGGGGACTCCGTGTTGGTGGTCAGCGACGATGTCAACTCTGAGTTTGGCCTCGACTCCGGCCTGGGCACGTTGTACTGGAGTGACCTCCGGACCATGTTTCTTCGGTTCCTTGGAGAGGGGCACCTGGAGGACACCATCAG GCTGACCAGCCTCCGGGAGCGCATGGCCGGCTCAGCCAGGATGGCCACTCTGGTGCAAGATATCCTCGACCAGTTCTCGAGCCACAAGCTGAACCACGTGTGGACTGACACGCACTACGTGGGGCTTCAGTTGCCGGACCC GGCTCACTCTAACACCTTGCACTGGGTGGATGCAGCCGGGAGCGCCCAGGAGCAGCTACCGCTGGAGGATCCGGAAGTCTACTGTCCCTACAGCGCTACCGGCAACGCCACG GGCAAGCTGGTGTACGCCCACTACGGGCGGCAGGAGGATCTGCAGGACCTGAGAGCCAAGGgtgtggagctggcaggcagccTCCTGCTAGTGCGCGTTGGGATTACCAGCTTTGCCCAGAAG GTAGCCATTGCCCAGGACTTTGGGGCCCACGGAGTGCTGATATACCCGGACCCAGCAGATTTCTCCCAGGACCCTCACAAGCCAGGCCTATCCAGACACCAGGCTGTATTTGGACAT GTGCACCTGGGAACCGGAGACCCTTATACGCCTGGCTTCCCTTCCTTCAATCAAACCCAGTTCCCTCCCGTAGAATCATCAGGCCTTCCCAGTATCCCTGCCCAACCCATCAGTGCAGACGTTGCTGACCTCTTGCTCAA GAAACTCAAAGGCCCTGATGCCCCCCAGGAATGGAAAGGCCACCTTTCAGTCTCCCCTTATCGGCTGGGACCCGGGCCACGCCTGCGTTTGGTGGTCAACAACCACAGGGCTTCGACTCCCATCAGCAACATCTTTGCCTGCATCGAGGGCTTCGCAGAGCCAG ATCACTATGTTGTTATCGGGGCCCAGAGGGATGCATGGGGCCCAGGAGCAGCCAAGTCTGCAGTGGGAACTGCCATCCTGCTGGAGCTGGTGCGGACCTTCTCCTCCATGGTCAGCAACG GGTTCAAACCTCGAAGAAGCCTCTTGTTCatcagttgggatggaggagacTTTGGCAGCGTGGGATCCATGGAGTGGTTGGAG GGCTACCTCAGCGTGCTACACCTCAAAGCCGTAGTGTACGTGAGCCTGGACAACTCAGTGCTGG GAGATGGTAAATTTCACGCCAAGACCAGCCCCCTTCTGATCAGCCTCATTGAGAACATCCTGAAGCAG GTGGATTCCCCTAACCACAGCGGACAGACGCTCTTCGAGCAAGTGCAGCTCACCAATCCCAACTGGGATACCGAAGT GATTCGGCCCCTGCCCATGGACAGCAGTGCATATTCCTTCACGGCTTTTGCGGGGGTCCCGGCTGTGGAGTTCTCCTTCATGGAG GATGATCGGGAGTACCCGTTCCTGCACACGAAGGAGGACACCTATGAGAATCTGCACAAGATGCTGCGAGGTCGCCTGCCCGCCGTGGCCCAGGCGGTGGCTCAGCTCGCGGGCCAGCTCCTCATCCGACTGAGCCATGACCACCTGCTGCCGCTCGACTTTGGCCGCTATGGGGATGTGGTCCTCAGGCACATCGGCAACCTCAACGAGTTCTCTGGGGATCTCAAG GCCCGCGGACTGACCCTGCAGTGGGTGTACTCCGCGAGGGGGGACTACATCCGGGCGGCGGAGAAGCTGCGGAAGGAGATTTACAGCTCGGAGCAGAGCGACGAGCGTCTGATGCGCATGTACAACGTGCGCATCATGAGG GTGGAGTTCTACTGCCTGTCCCAGTATGTGTCGCCGGCTGACTCCCCATTCCGCCACATCTTCCTGGGCCAAGGCGACCACACTTTGGGTGCCCTGCTCGACCACCTGCGGATGCTGCGCTCCGATGGCTTCAAGGCCAACTCTTCCGGACTGGCACCAGGTCTGGGGTTCCAAGAGAGCCGTTTCCGGCGCCAGCTGGCGCTGCTCACGTGGACACTGCAGGGGGCAGCCAACGCGCTCAGCGGTGATGTCTGGAACATAGACAATAACTTTTGA
- the Tfr2 gene encoding transferrin receptor protein 2 isoform X2 yields MAGSARMATLVQDILDQFSSHKLNHVWTDTHYVGLQLPDPAHSNTLHWVDAAGSAQEQLPLEDPEVYCPYSATGNATGKLVYAHYGRQEDLQDLRAKGVELAGSLLLVRVGITSFAQKVAIAQDFGAHGVLIYPDPADFSQDPHKPGLSRHQAVFGHVHLGTGDPYTPGFPSFNQTQFPPVESSGLPSIPAQPISADVADLLLKKLKGPDAPQEWKGHLSVSPYRLGPGPRLRLVVNNHRASTPISNIFACIEGFAEPDHYVVIGAQRDAWGPGAAKSAVGTAILLELVRTFSSMVSNGFKPRRSLLFISWDGGDFGSVGSMEWLEGYLSVLHLKAVVYVSLDNSVLGDGKFHAKTSPLLISLIENILKQVDSPNHSGQTLFEQVQLTNPNWDTEVIRPLPMDSSAYSFTAFAGVPAVEFSFMEDDREYPFLHTKEDTYENLHKMLRGRLPAVAQAVAQLAGQLLIRLSHDHLLPLDFGRYGDVVLRHIGNLNEFSGDLKARGLTLQWVYSARGDYIRAAEKLRKEIYSSEQSDERLMRMYNVRIMRVEFYCLSQYVSPADSPFRHIFLGQGDHTLGALLDHLRMLRSDGFKANSSGLAPGLGFQESRFRRQLALLTWTLQGAANALSGDVWNIDNNF; encoded by the exons ATGGCCGGCTCAGCCAGGATGGCCACTCTGGTGCAAGATATCCTCGACCAGTTCTCGAGCCACAAGCTGAACCACGTGTGGACTGACACGCACTACGTGGGGCTTCAGTTGCCGGACCC GGCTCACTCTAACACCTTGCACTGGGTGGATGCAGCCGGGAGCGCCCAGGAGCAGCTACCGCTGGAGGATCCGGAAGTCTACTGTCCCTACAGCGCTACCGGCAACGCCACG GGCAAGCTGGTGTACGCCCACTACGGGCGGCAGGAGGATCTGCAGGACCTGAGAGCCAAGGgtgtggagctggcaggcagccTCCTGCTAGTGCGCGTTGGGATTACCAGCTTTGCCCAGAAG GTAGCCATTGCCCAGGACTTTGGGGCCCACGGAGTGCTGATATACCCGGACCCAGCAGATTTCTCCCAGGACCCTCACAAGCCAGGCCTATCCAGACACCAGGCTGTATTTGGACAT GTGCACCTGGGAACCGGAGACCCTTATACGCCTGGCTTCCCTTCCTTCAATCAAACCCAGTTCCCTCCCGTAGAATCATCAGGCCTTCCCAGTATCCCTGCCCAACCCATCAGTGCAGACGTTGCTGACCTCTTGCTCAA GAAACTCAAAGGCCCTGATGCCCCCCAGGAATGGAAAGGCCACCTTTCAGTCTCCCCTTATCGGCTGGGACCCGGGCCACGCCTGCGTTTGGTGGTCAACAACCACAGGGCTTCGACTCCCATCAGCAACATCTTTGCCTGCATCGAGGGCTTCGCAGAGCCAG ATCACTATGTTGTTATCGGGGCCCAGAGGGATGCATGGGGCCCAGGAGCAGCCAAGTCTGCAGTGGGAACTGCCATCCTGCTGGAGCTGGTGCGGACCTTCTCCTCCATGGTCAGCAACG GGTTCAAACCTCGAAGAAGCCTCTTGTTCatcagttgggatggaggagacTTTGGCAGCGTGGGATCCATGGAGTGGTTGGAG GGCTACCTCAGCGTGCTACACCTCAAAGCCGTAGTGTACGTGAGCCTGGACAACTCAGTGCTGG GAGATGGTAAATTTCACGCCAAGACCAGCCCCCTTCTGATCAGCCTCATTGAGAACATCCTGAAGCAG GTGGATTCCCCTAACCACAGCGGACAGACGCTCTTCGAGCAAGTGCAGCTCACCAATCCCAACTGGGATACCGAAGT GATTCGGCCCCTGCCCATGGACAGCAGTGCATATTCCTTCACGGCTTTTGCGGGGGTCCCGGCTGTGGAGTTCTCCTTCATGGAG GATGATCGGGAGTACCCGTTCCTGCACACGAAGGAGGACACCTATGAGAATCTGCACAAGATGCTGCGAGGTCGCCTGCCCGCCGTGGCCCAGGCGGTGGCTCAGCTCGCGGGCCAGCTCCTCATCCGACTGAGCCATGACCACCTGCTGCCGCTCGACTTTGGCCGCTATGGGGATGTGGTCCTCAGGCACATCGGCAACCTCAACGAGTTCTCTGGGGATCTCAAG GCCCGCGGACTGACCCTGCAGTGGGTGTACTCCGCGAGGGGGGACTACATCCGGGCGGCGGAGAAGCTGCGGAAGGAGATTTACAGCTCGGAGCAGAGCGACGAGCGTCTGATGCGCATGTACAACGTGCGCATCATGAGG GTGGAGTTCTACTGCCTGTCCCAGTATGTGTCGCCGGCTGACTCCCCATTCCGCCACATCTTCCTGGGCCAAGGCGACCACACTTTGGGTGCCCTGCTCGACCACCTGCGGATGCTGCGCTCCGATGGCTTCAAGGCCAACTCTTCCGGACTGGCACCAGGTCTGGGGTTCCAAGAGAGCCGTTTCCGGCGCCAGCTGGCGCTGCTCACGTGGACACTGCAGGGGGCAGCCAACGCGCTCAGCGGTGATGTCTGGAACATAGACAATAACTTTTGA